A window of Syntrophales bacterium genomic DNA:
GGGGGAAAATGCCTTCCTGTCTGCATCTCACCTTGTAGTGAGATTGAATGACCTCCACCGTATCTTTGCCGCCTCAGATCCTCTCTACCAGCCTCCGACGAGTACCTTCCAGCCGACAAAAAAGGAGGCCAATGTTCCCAATGTGAATACGATACCGGGAAAAGATATCTTTTATATGGACAGCCGGATACTTCCCGTTTATTCCCTGTCCGATGTATTGTCTGAAATTAGAGGTATGGCCGGCGAAATCGAGAAAAAGTTCGGTGTCTCTATCGAGATTACACCTCTTCAGCAGATGCAGGCCCCTCCCCCGACTCCCCATGATGCCCCTGTCGTGATGGCCCTTCAGGAGGCGATCAGGGAGGTCTATCATGTCGCTGCTTTACCTGTCGGTATTGGTGGGGGGACGGTTGCCGCCTCTTTCCGCAGAGAAGGATACCATGCGGCGGTATGGTCCCGCATTACGCAGACCGCCCATCAGCCGAATGAAAACTGTCTCCTTGCCAACATGATGGGAAATGCTAAAGTGTACGCCCATCTCTTCCTCCAAAGGTGAAAGAGGAGGTAACGGCTGATGGACGAGGGAACACCTGGGCAAGGGTAAAAATGTTTGCAATCAAAAAGTTGACATGGTATCATGAACCACAAGCCATTAATGCTGTGAAGTTCTATTACGGTACAATGCTTAAGAAGAAATTCCTGTACGAAATCAAACGCCCCCGCAAAGACAAGAAATTGCCCGTAGTCCTGAGCAAGGAAAAAGTTGCAAAAATCTTATCATCGGTTGACAATATCAAACACAAAGCAATCCTGATGCTTGTGTATCCCGCTGGATTAAGGGTTGGCGAAGGGGTAAGATTGAAACTGGAAGACATTGATAACAAAAGGATGCCGATCCACATAAAAGGGGCGAAGGGGAGAAAAGACAGATACACAATGCTTTCTGACACCGCATTAGAAGTTCTGAGAGAATATTGGAAAGAATATAGACCCAAGAAGTGGTTATCTTCCGGTCAGGACAAGGAAAGATACATAACAACACGGACCGTTGAAAAAATATTCTCTAACGCCTGTGAGACAGCAAAGATACTAAAACCAGTGGCGGTTCACAGCCTGAGGCATAGTTTTGCTACCCATCTTCTTGGGGGCGGGACTGATTCAAGGTACATTTAGGAGATTTTGGGGCATAAGAGCGGTA
This region includes:
- a CDS encoding tyrosine-type recombinase/integrase translates to MFAIKKLTWYHEPQAINAVKFYYGTMLKKKFLYEIKRPRKDKKLPVVLSKEKVAKILSSVDNIKHKAILMLVYPAGLRVGEGVRLKLEDIDNKRMPIHIKGAKGRKDRYTMLSDTALEVLREYWKEYRPKKWLSSGQDKERYITTRTVEKIFSNACETAKILKPVAVHSLRHSFATHLLGGGTDSRYI